The genomic region CTCCAAGACCACGGGCTTTTTCACGATGATCGCGTGCCGCGCGCACAGCGAAACGGCGCCGATGATCGCCACGGGAATGGCGATGAGCAGCGGGCACGGGGTGGCGATCACCAGCACCGCCAAAAAGCGGCTCGACTCGCCGCTGAGCGCCCAGGCGGCGATGGCGATCCCCAGCGCCACCGGGGTATAGAAGGCCCCAAGCTGATCGCCCAAACGCCGCAGGCGCGGCTGATGCTGCGCTGAGGCGCGCATCACCTGCATGATCTTGGCGTAGCGGGAGTCTTCCGCGCGCTTGGTGGCACGGATCGTCAGGGCGGCCTCGCCGTTAATCGCGCCGGAGATGACCGTGGCTCCGGGCGCTTTCGACATCTCAAACGGCTCGCCGGTTAAGTACGACTCATCCATGACGCTGTGGCCTTCGATGACAACACCGTCCACCGGGGTGATTTCATGCGGAAAAATGACCAGCGTATCGCCCGGGGCGATGTCGGCGAGGGCCACATCGAGCAGCTGCGCGTTGTGCTTGCGATGCGCCACCGACGGCAGGCGCTTCGACAGCGCGCGCAAGACCGAGGAGGCGCGCGTCACCGCGTAGCCCTCCAAGGCGGTGCCGCCGGAGTACATCAGCACGATAATCGCCCCGGCCACGTATTCGCCCAGGATCACCGCGGTCAGGATGGAGAGTGCGGCTAAGACATCGGATCCCCACTCGCGGCGCAGCAATCCGCCGGCAATGTCGTAGAGCAACGGCGCGCCTCCGAGCAGAAGGATGCCTAGCAACGGGGCGTCATAGAGGGCGGCTGAGCTGCGGAGGATCCATCGCAGGATAACGTAGGCGGCCAGGGCCGCCAACGTGGCGATGGCGATCGCGGTGTGCTTGCGATCTAGCGAGGCGTCTTTGGCGTCCATGCGTGGCGCGCCTTATCGATCAGCGCATAGGCGATCGGCGGCACCCACGGGCTGACATAGCGGCGGATGAATCCGTCGGTGGGCAGCACCCGGTAGAGGGTGGAGTGGCGCGCGGTGTGCTCCTGGGCCGGCCGCCCGTTGGAATAGTAGTAGAGGGCGAGGGATTTCCGCGTCACACCCTCGGGAGAGGCCAGCGGATGCGGATGGCCGTGGTACGACGTGCTGGTCGTCGAGAAGATGGCCATACGGTTGAAGCGCGGCGCAATCTTCTGTTGGCATGTGGTCATGGTCCGATCCCAGAGCTCTAACTGGCCGCCCCATGCGTCCTGCCAGTCTTTATTCAGATAGACCAGCAGATTCAGGCGGCGGTCGAGCCCCCACTGCGGATGCTTGTTGAAATCGGCGTGGATGGCCAGCTGGCCGCCCCGGACGGATTGGTGCATGCCCCCGCCGACGAAGTGCGGATCAGGGATCAGGTTGGGGATGCCGGTGAGCTGCTCGAGAAACCGCAGGAAAGTCGAGGAGTTGAGCTGATACAAAAACTGCCGAATGGGCAGCGGAAGTTGCGCCTCGTGTGTTGAACCGAGTTTCTGCTCGGTGGCGCTGCGGAACTGGTGCCACTCGATGTCGTTCGGGCCAGGAAAGACCGCGAGCAGCTGCTCCAAACGCTGCGGGTTGAAGAAGTCATCGATGGCGATGTGCGGAAACGGCTGCGCGGTGTGATACGCCTGCGCGGAGGTTTTCGCCACCTCATCTAGCTGGAGGCGGGGATGCAGGATGGTCACATCCATGGCGGCACGAACGTGGTTAGTTGGCGGGAGAGATCTTCACAACCTTCACGGCAAAGTGCAGCGTTTTGCCGGCCAACGGATGATTTAAATTGAGGATCACCGTATCCTTATCCACTTTCGAGATGGTCGCGCGAAAGGGCTGGCCGTTCTTGCTCGTTCCCTGCAGCGCGAGACCGACGGCTGGCGTCATCTCCGGCGGCAGCTGGGTCTTTGGGACCTCGACATACGCTTGCGGATCCACCGCGCCATACCCTTCCTCAGGAGCCACCGTCACATCACGCGCATCCCCCACTTTCAGCCCCGCGAGTTGTTTTTCCAAGCCCGGAATAATTTCTCCTTGGCCCTGCACGTAGCTCAAGGGGCTGCGGCCCTGGCTGGAATCCACGACCGCGCCATCGACGGTCAACGTGTAGTCGATTTGCACCATCATGCCGTTTTGAATCCCGGCCGGCGCGGGAGCCGTTGCCGCGGGGGCGGCGGCTGGGGTTGCCGAGGCTTGCGGCTCCTCGGCGCGCGCATGCGCCGCCACCAGGAGGCTGCCGACGGCGAAACCAAGACCGATGAAGACATCGGGACGAAGCACCATCCAACCCTCCTCTGAACAACAGCCCCTATGTTTGCGTTCTGCGGCACTATAGCACAAACGCGCGCCGCTTCCTACTACGCTAAGACCTCCACTGCTGCGCGAGCAGCTCGCCGATGCGGCGGCTCACGCGCCGGTCGCTGAAATACCAACTATGTGATTCAAGCGAGCGCAGCAAGGGAACCTGCGCGATGGCCAAGCGCGTGATCCCGCGCCAGAGGCCGGCCGAGGCCCAGGCCGGGGCCAGGCGCAGATCTTCGTCGACGGCCTGGTGATAGGCGGCGTTGAGGGGCTTGAGCGGATAGCCCACCAGGTCTTCCGGGTAGAAAAAGTTCACCCAGATCTTCGGGCGGATCGGCTTCGTGAAATGCTCCAACCCGTAGCGCAGCCCGAAGAGCGCGATCGGCGAGCCCATCGTGAAGAAATTCACGAGGGCAAGCTGCGTAGGAAACTGGCCGGATTGCTGCAGCTCATAGACGCCGTCCGAGGCGATAACGGATCCCAGGCTGTGGCTGATGATGGTCAGCCGCGTGGGGGTCGTCGCACGGGCGGCGGCCTCCTCGGCGATGGCGCGCATGGCCTCGGCGAAGCGGCGTTGAATCTGGCCGTATTTATCCGGCGGATACGGCAGCTTCGCGTAGGCCACCACATCGCCGAGCGAGCTGACCATGAACTCGCGCAGCTTGCCGCGCACATCCAGCCGGCGCTTCAACGCATTCTGATCCGGCTGCACCACGTCGGCCCAGGGCGCTTCGCGCCACGCCAGCGCCTCCGCCGGGGGCGCTCGGTGGCCGGCCTCGCGCACGCCGCGCGCAAACGCCTCGGTAATGCCGCGCTGAAACGCCGCCGGCAGCGTGTAGGGTTTCGTCCCCATTCCGTGCACGAACAGGATCACATGGCGCATGCGCTGTTGCGTCCCATGCTACACCACATCGTCACCGGCGTTCAAGCGTGCGCGGATCAAAGCGCAGGCGGCGCAGCTGCGGCGCGAGCAGCGCCGTGCCGGCCACGATGCCGAGCGTGGCCACGCCGCCGACGGCGACACACGGGACGACGCCGATCAGCGAGGCTAGCATGCCGCTTTCAAACGCGCCCAGCTCGTTGGAGGCGCTGATGAACACCCAGCTGGCCGCCGCGATGCGGCCGCGCAAATGATCCGGGGACAGCAGCCGCACCGTCGAGCGGCGGATCACGACGCTGATCCCGTCGAAGATCCCGCTGAAAAACAGGGCGGCCATCGACAGCCAAAAGTGCCGGGACAGCGCGAAGACGATGATGCTCAGGCCGAAGCCCGCCACCCCCAGCAGCAGGTTGCGGCCGGCGCGCGCGATCGGGGGCCGGTGCGTGGCCATCAGCGTGATCACGAGCGCGCCCACCGCCGGGGCGGCGTTGAGCAGCCCCAGCCCTCGCGCGCCGACGCGCAGGATGTCATCCGCGTAGATCGGAAACAGCGCCACCGCCCCGCCGAAGAGGACGGCGAAGAGATCCAGCGCCATCGCGCCGACCAGCGGCTGATGAGAGAACACGAACCGCCACCCGACGATCATGCGCTCCAGCAGCGGCTCGCCGGCGGTCGGCGGCGGCTGCGGCTTCGGGGCGATCAGCGCCGTGCACAGCCACGAGCCGACGAAGGCGGCGGCGATCAGCAGATACGAGCCGACCGCGCCCCACCATTCGAACGCGAAGCCGATGATCGCCGGCCCGGCGGCGGCGCACGTCAGCCACGTGCTGGTGATCCACGAGGAGGCATTGACGGTGAGCGTTTTGGGCACCACCTGGGCCTCAAAGGCCGTATGGGCCGGATCGGCGAATCCGCGCGCAATGCCGGCGATGAAAATCACGACGTACAAGCCGATGAGCGAGGCGGCGTGCTGGGTGAGCGACAGCAGGGCCAGCGCGATGGCGCAGAGGCAGGACACCGACCGCGTGATCAGGAGGATCCGGCGCCGGTTGCAATGGTCGGCGACATAGCCGCCGATCAGAAAAAGCGAGATGGCGGGGATCGCCTCGACGAGCCCCAGCAATCCCAACGCCGCCGGTTGGCGGGTCAGCCGATAAATCTGAAAGCCGATGACCACCAGCAGCGAGCGGCCGGCGAGGGTAAAGCACGCGACCGCGGCGAGCAGCAGGCGCACCTCGGCGACCTTCAGCGCATCGGCGAAGTGGCGGGGGGCTGGCTGATCAAGCATGCGCAGAAACCATCAATTGTTGCGAGGAGGCGTGAGAGCCGTCTAGAGAGACGAAAACGGATATGTCCTCAACCTGAAATCAGCTCGTCTGTCGACTGCCACGGCACCGCGGTGATCCGCCGGCTGAGTTGCATGTTGCGTGGCACGCGGCACACCAGATAGCCTTGCTTCGATGACGCGTATTCCTGGAGAAAAATCTCCAGTCCGCGAACATCGCCGAGTTGCGGTCGATCCGTCCATTTGACTTCTACCGGGGTGTACGCGCCGTCATGGTCAATTACCCA from Candidatus Omnitrophota bacterium harbors:
- a CDS encoding 2OG-Fe(II) oxygenase, coding for MDVTILHPRLQLDEVAKTSAQAYHTAQPFPHIAIDDFFNPQRLEQLLAVFPGPNDIEWHQFRSATEQKLGSTHEAQLPLPIRQFLYQLNSSTFLRFLEQLTGIPNLIPDPHFVGGGMHQSVRGGQLAIHADFNKHPQWGLDRRLNLLVYLNKDWQDAWGGQLELWDRTMTTCQQKIAPRFNRMAIFSTTSTSYHGHPHPLASPEGVTRKSLALYYYSNGRPAQEHTARHSTLYRVLPTDGFIRRYVSPWVPPIAYALIDKARHAWTPKTPR
- a CDS encoding MFS transporter, translating into MLDQPAPRHFADALKVAEVRLLLAAVACFTLAGRSLLVVIGFQIYRLTRQPAALGLLGLVEAIPAISLFLIGGYVADHCNRRRILLITRSVSCLCAIALALLSLTQHAASLIGLYVVIFIAGIARGFADPAHTAFEAQVVPKTLTVNASSWITSTWLTCAAAGPAIIGFAFEWWGAVGSYLLIAAAFVGSWLCTALIAPKPQPPPTAGEPLLERMIVGWRFVFSHQPLVGAMALDLFAVLFGGAVALFPIYADDILRVGARGLGLLNAAPAVGALVITLMATHRPPIARAGRNLLLGVAGFGLSIIVFALSRHFWLSMAALFFSGIFDGISVVIRRSTVRLLSPDHLRGRIAAASWVFISASNELGAFESGMLASLIGVVPCVAVGGVATLGIVAGTALLAPQLRRLRFDPRTLERR
- a CDS encoding peptidylprolyl isomerase, which produces MVLRPDVFIGLGFAVGSLLVAAHARAEEPQASATPAAAPAATAPAPAGIQNGMMVQIDYTLTVDGAVVDSSQGRSPLSYVQGQGEIIPGLEKQLAGLKVGDARDVTVAPEEGYGAVDPQAYVEVPKTQLPPEMTPAVGLALQGTSKNGQPFRATISKVDKDTVILNLNHPLAGKTLHFAVKVVKISPAN